One region of Xylanimonas ulmi genomic DNA includes:
- a CDS encoding helix-turn-helix domain-containing protein yields the protein MGPAHGSPCRCGSTEQRQLGQPDATSARNGRLVEICRYARTPTDARVVAPQFIDEGIAFTAILHAATSSTDTAVTTGPDATVTPAAQAILDALGATPATINDLAERTGKAAPALRKTLRALRDAGRVEQIGGPGRATTYWRQP from the coding sequence CTGGGCCCCGCCCACGGCTCGCCCTGCAGGTGCGGCTCGACCGAGCAGCGCCAGCTAGGTCAGCCCGATGCGACTTCGGCGCGCAACGGCCGACTCGTCGAGATCTGCCGCTACGCCCGCACGCCCACGGACGCACGCGTCGTCGCACCCCAGTTCATCGACGAAGGCATCGCCTTCACCGCCATCCTGCACGCAGCGACGAGCTCGACGGACACGGCTGTCACAACAGGACCGGACGCGACCGTCACGCCCGCCGCGCAGGCAATTCTCGACGCGCTGGGCGCCACGCCGGCGACGATCAACGACCTCGCTGAACGCACAGGGAAAGCCGCTCCCGCGCTCCGCAAGACCCTGCGCGCCCTACGCGACGCCGGCCGGGTCGAGCAGATCGGCGGTCCGGGACGCGCCACGACGTACTGGCGCCAGCCCTGA
- the mgtE gene encoding magnesium transporter produces MSLAVTTVQPVAPATDAAAFDAAAFEKDTAGRIMTTAYIALERSLTAAEAIDAVRAQAHDAETIYTLYVVGHSGRLEGAISLRELLVAAPTSLVSTIMSQPPIFVRTDADQERVARQMADLDLIAIPVVDADTRLVGIVTVDDAIDVIDDETTEDMYKAAGLADVRTSQTEVSRSEQMTHGSLWSIMRSRLPFLAITLVGGMVAGGIVEGFEETLESVIVVAFFIPLIMDMGGSVGTQSSTVFARAVALGHIDIKTFRRPFLKEAAVGVTLGTLVGLAGGLVAGVWQQDLYLGLAVGGALITTMTLSAMLGFLVPWFLIKIGTDHASGAAPIVTSIKDISGLAIYFSFVALFMGHLI; encoded by the coding sequence ATGTCCCTCGCCGTCACCACCGTCCAGCCGGTCGCGCCCGCCACCGACGCCGCAGCCTTCGACGCGGCCGCCTTCGAGAAGGACACCGCCGGTCGCATCATGACGACCGCCTACATCGCCCTCGAGCGCAGCCTGACCGCCGCCGAGGCCATCGACGCCGTCCGGGCCCAGGCTCACGACGCCGAGACGATCTACACCCTGTACGTCGTCGGGCACTCGGGCCGGCTTGAAGGGGCGATCTCGCTGCGCGAGCTGCTCGTCGCGGCGCCGACTTCCCTGGTGTCGACGATCATGTCCCAGCCCCCGATCTTCGTGCGCACCGACGCCGACCAGGAGCGGGTCGCCCGTCAGATGGCCGACCTGGACCTCATCGCGATCCCGGTCGTTGACGCGGACACCCGGCTCGTCGGCATCGTGACGGTGGACGACGCGATCGACGTCATAGACGACGAGACCACTGAGGATATGTACAAGGCGGCCGGCCTGGCCGACGTCAGGACCAGCCAGACGGAGGTGTCGCGCTCCGAGCAGATGACGCACGGCAGTCTCTGGTCGATCATGAGGTCCCGCCTTCCGTTCCTCGCCATCACGCTGGTGGGGGGCATGGTCGCCGGCGGCATCGTGGAGGGATTCGAGGAGACGCTCGAGTCGGTCATCGTGGTCGCGTTCTTCATCCCGCTGATCATGGACATGGGAGGGTCGGTCGGCACGCAGTCCTCGACCGTCTTCGCCCGGGCGGTCGCGCTCGGCCACATCGATATCAAGACGTTCCGGAGGCCGTTCCTCAAGGAGGCCGCCGTGGGCGTCACCCTCGGCACGCTCGTGGGCCTCGCCGGCGGCCTCGTGGCCGGCGTCTGGCAGCAGGACCTGTACCTCGGCCTGGCCGTCGGCGGTGCGCTCATCACCACGATGACGCTCTCCGCGATGCTCGGCTTCCTGGTGCCGTGGTTCCTCATCAAGATCGGCACCGATCACGCCTCGGGTGCGGCCCCGATCGTCACGTCGATCAAGGACATCTCCGGGCTGGCGATCTACTTCTCCTTCGTGGCGCTGTTCATGGGCCACCTGATCTGA
- a CDS encoding helix-turn-helix transcriptional regulator has protein sequence MKRSERLHAVVDHLRARAPRPVSAERLAGEFGVSRRTIERDLAALRAAGVPLYAVDGRSGGHCVVADYSLPPLNFRADEALAAAVALDLLTGSPFEAAARRARDRILAAAPDAVRAEVSAGVVPVDAVLRPRRVPPTPGVALLPGAIARREVVRLRYRAAVRDVEPLRLLHGDGFWYLVAWSRPGGGVRGFRTDRIEAVELTGERFVALHHDDVDADLSRWDRVPVGR, from the coding sequence GTGAAGCGGTCCGAGCGACTCCACGCCGTCGTCGACCACCTGCGCGCCCGAGCGCCGCGGCCGGTGTCCGCCGAGCGGCTCGCGGGCGAGTTCGGCGTCTCGCGCAGGACGATCGAGCGGGACCTGGCCGCACTTCGCGCGGCCGGTGTTCCGCTCTACGCGGTCGACGGTCGGTCCGGCGGGCACTGCGTGGTCGCGGACTACTCGCTGCCGCCGCTCAACTTCCGCGCCGACGAGGCGCTGGCCGCCGCCGTCGCGCTCGACCTGCTCACCGGGTCGCCGTTCGAGGCGGCCGCCCGCCGCGCACGCGACCGCATCCTCGCGGCGGCGCCGGACGCGGTTCGCGCGGAGGTGTCCGCGGGCGTGGTCCCGGTCGACGCCGTCTTGCGGCCACGACGAGTCCCACCAACCCCTGGCGTGGCCTTGCTGCCAGGCGCGATCGCCAGACGCGAGGTCGTGCGTCTTCGGTACCGCGCGGCCGTGCGCGACGTCGAACCGCTGCGGCTCCTGCACGGTGACGGGTTCTGGTACCTGGTGGCGTGGTCCCGGCCGGGCGGAGGCGTGCGCGGGTTCCGGACCGACCGGATCGAGGCCGTCGAGCTCACGGGTGAGCGGTTCGTCGCCCTGCACCACGACGACGTCGACGCCGACCTGTCCAGATGGGACCGCGTCCCCGTCGGCCGGTGA
- a CDS encoding TetR/AcrR family transcriptional regulator, protein MDVLWGRKAPRGRGPRPQLTVEQIVGAAVEIADADGLATVTMQRLADRFGFTAMSLYRYVPGRPELVTLMIDAAMGAAPAGDRPEEWRLALHAWAIDLHTVFRRHPWLASATLQARPLGPHELSWIERAVATLRGTGLTGPEQVDAALVIVGHLRTAVQAEAGIAADDGARLAAGLHETLREHATDFPALAEAAADGAFGPHDNDGFAFGLRCILDGLAATIAARDEAH, encoded by the coding sequence ATGGATGTGCTCTGGGGGCGCAAGGCGCCGCGCGGTCGCGGCCCGCGGCCCCAGCTCACGGTGGAGCAGATCGTGGGCGCGGCAGTCGAGATCGCCGACGCCGACGGGCTGGCGACGGTCACGATGCAGCGCCTGGCAGACCGCTTCGGGTTCACCGCGATGTCGCTGTATCGGTACGTCCCAGGGCGCCCGGAGCTGGTCACACTCATGATCGACGCCGCGATGGGCGCGGCGCCGGCCGGCGACAGGCCCGAGGAGTGGCGGCTGGCGCTGCACGCCTGGGCGATCGACCTGCACACCGTCTTCCGCCGTCACCCCTGGCTGGCGTCGGCCACCCTGCAGGCGCGACCCCTCGGGCCCCACGAACTGAGCTGGATAGAGCGAGCCGTGGCCACGCTGCGCGGCACCGGGCTCACCGGTCCGGAGCAGGTGGACGCCGCCCTGGTGATCGTCGGGCACCTGCGCACCGCGGTGCAGGCCGAGGCCGGCATCGCAGCCGACGACGGCGCCCGCCTGGCCGCAGGGCTCCACGAGACGCTCCGTGAGCACGCGACCGACTTCCCGGCCCTGGCCGAGGCCGCCGCGGACGGCGCCTTCGGCCCACATGACAACGACGGGTTCGCCTTCGGCCTGCGATGCATCCTCGACGGCCTGGCGGCGACCATCGCCGCTCGCGACGAGGCCCACTGA
- a CDS encoding SDR family NAD(P)-dependent oxidoreductase, with protein sequence MGTLTGNVALVTGGSRGIGRAICLGLAAEGALVAVHYAEDDAAAKEVVTDIEQAGGSALPVRGRFGDDGDVDTVISALEAGLRERLGRPRLDILVNNAAISESAGGIDGETPEAFDRLFAVNVRAPFFLIQRALPLMSAGGRIINIGSGATRIALPGELAYAMTKAAMENLTRNAANDLGARGITINMVSPGPTRTERMAAFLDHPQAQAAVAANQAIERVGTPQDVADVVTFLASDASGWLTANVLDATGGSYLGPKRLG encoded by the coding sequence ATGGGCACGCTGACAGGCAACGTGGCGCTGGTCACCGGCGGCTCGCGGGGAATCGGCCGTGCGATCTGTCTCGGCCTGGCCGCCGAGGGCGCGCTGGTCGCCGTGCACTACGCCGAGGACGACGCCGCCGCCAAGGAGGTGGTCACCGACATCGAGCAGGCGGGCGGGTCCGCCCTCCCCGTTCGCGGCAGGTTCGGCGACGACGGCGACGTCGACACGGTGATCTCCGCCTTGGAGGCGGGGCTGCGCGAACGCCTGGGTCGACCCCGCCTCGACATCCTCGTCAACAACGCGGCCATCAGCGAGTCCGCTGGCGGCATCGACGGCGAGACCCCCGAGGCGTTCGACCGGCTGTTCGCCGTGAACGTTCGGGCGCCGTTCTTCCTGATCCAACGGGCGCTGCCGCTCATGAGCGCCGGTGGGCGCATCATCAACATCGGCTCGGGCGCCACCCGCATCGCCCTGCCCGGCGAGCTGGCCTACGCGATGACCAAGGCGGCGATGGAGAACCTGACCCGTAACGCCGCCAACGACCTAGGAGCGCGCGGCATCACCATCAACATGGTCTCCCCCGGTCCCACGCGCACCGAACGCATGGCCGCCTTCCTCGACCATCCCCAGGCCCAGGCCGCGGTGGCCGCGAACCAGGCGATCGAGCGGGTCGGCACACCGCAGGACGTCGCCGACGTCGTCACGTTCCTGGCCTCTGACGCCAGTGGGTGGTTGACGGCGAACGTCCTCGACGCAACCGGCGGCAGCTACCTCGGCCCCAAGCGACTCGGCTGA
- a CDS encoding SDR family oxidoreductase: MNITGNTVFIPGATSGIGLALALRLQARGNTVIVGGRRTERLERIVAEHSGLDAVRIDTADGDSIQTAATQVLADHPDLNVVVAMAGIMQAEDWTGPDFLATAERTVTTNLHGPIRLVAAFVEHLRTRPGAVFVTVSSGLAHVPLRVTPTYNATKAAIHQLSEGIRLQLEPAGVQVIELVPPAVRTTLMPGQEDSPIAQPLDAFADEVMDLLEAQPDAHEILVEGVGFLRFARERGVYDATLARLNASDPHAARV, from the coding sequence ATGAACATCACCGGCAACACCGTCTTCATCCCCGGCGCCACCAGCGGCATCGGGCTGGCTTTGGCCCTGCGGCTGCAGGCGAGGGGCAACACCGTGATCGTCGGCGGGCGGCGCACCGAGCGGCTCGAGCGCATCGTCGCCGAGCACTCCGGACTCGACGCCGTCCGGATCGACACCGCGGACGGGGACTCGATCCAGACCGCCGCCACGCAGGTGCTGGCCGACCACCCCGATCTGAACGTCGTCGTCGCCATGGCGGGCATCATGCAGGCCGAGGACTGGACCGGCCCCGACTTCCTGGCCACCGCCGAGCGCACCGTGACCACCAACCTGCACGGCCCGATCCGCCTCGTCGCGGCATTCGTCGAGCACCTGCGCACGCGCCCCGGAGCCGTGTTCGTGACCGTCTCGAGCGGACTGGCGCACGTGCCGCTGCGCGTCACGCCGACCTACAACGCGACCAAGGCCGCGATCCACCAGCTCTCGGAGGGCATTCGGCTCCAACTCGAGCCGGCCGGGGTGCAGGTGATCGAACTGGTGCCGCCGGCGGTGCGCACCACGCTCATGCCGGGACAGGAGGACAGCCCCATCGCGCAGCCGCTCGACGCGTTCGCCGACGAGGTGATGGACCTGCTCGAGGCCCAGCCGGACGCGCACGAGATCCTGGTCGAGGGTGTGGGCTTCCTCCGGTTCGCGCGGGAGCGCGGTGTCTACGACGCGACCCTCGCGCGCCTCAACGCCAGCGACCCGCACGCGGCGCGCGTCTGA
- a CDS encoding helix-turn-helix transcriptional regulator, producing the protein MDRAGLADFLRRRREAVRPADVGLPVGARRRTAGLRREEVAALAAMSADYYTRLEQRRGPQPSEQMLGSLARALRLSDDERDHLFRLAGRAAPDRTVVSGHVSAALLRVLDRLGDTPALILSALGETLVANEPATALFGDRTAYTGLMRSEVYRWFVRPGEQELYPARDRERQGRAQVANLRVAFDLYGPDSRAGELVRALRRESPDFAALWDRHEVARRFEDHKVLVHPELGELEVDCTVLFTEDQSQCLLVLTAPPRTEAADKLALLRVIGTQALAPERAAGS; encoded by the coding sequence ATGGACAGGGCAGGCCTCGCGGACTTCCTGCGGCGGCGGCGTGAGGCGGTGCGACCCGCCGACGTCGGGCTGCCGGTCGGCGCCCGACGACGCACCGCGGGGCTGCGGCGCGAGGAGGTCGCGGCGCTGGCCGCGATGAGCGCCGACTACTACACGCGCCTTGAGCAGCGACGCGGGCCGCAGCCCAGCGAGCAGATGCTCGGCTCGCTCGCACGGGCGCTGCGCCTGTCCGACGACGAACGCGACCACCTGTTCCGGCTCGCGGGCCGCGCGGCGCCCGACCGCACGGTGGTGAGCGGCCACGTGTCGGCGGCTCTGCTGCGCGTGCTCGACCGGCTCGGCGACACCCCGGCGCTGATCCTGTCGGCGCTCGGGGAGACGCTCGTGGCCAACGAGCCCGCGACGGCGCTGTTCGGCGACAGGACGGCGTACACGGGGCTGATGCGCAGCGAGGTCTACCGCTGGTTCGTGCGGCCCGGCGAGCAGGAGCTCTACCCGGCCCGCGACCGCGAGCGCCAGGGGCGCGCCCAGGTCGCGAACCTGCGGGTGGCCTTCGACCTGTACGGGCCCGACTCGCGTGCGGGCGAGCTGGTGCGGGCGCTGCGGCGCGAGAGCCCCGACTTCGCCGCGCTGTGGGACCGGCACGAGGTCGCGCGCCGGTTCGAGGACCACAAGGTGCTCGTGCACCCGGAGCTGGGCGAGCTTGAGGTCGACTGCACGGTGCTGTTCACCGAGGACCAGTCGCAGTGCCTGCTGGTGCTGACCGCGCCGCCGCGCACCGAGGCCGCGGACAAGCTCGCGCTGCTGCGCGTGATCGGCACACAGGCGCTGGCGCCCGAGCGAGCCGCTGGTTCGTAA